From a region of the Aeoliella mucimassa genome:
- a CDS encoding PEP-CTERM sorting domain-containing protein: MSWKKLFSVTLVSVFLASTAAADPTASLTGVANGGNYDWTLSFTPDDTLFSTTVDGTGGSIATAFQIEVPTGEFVSVGTPTADFTGGTNPILDANPGMDPYAAGTTAGIASYTDVAFDLGLYTTGNVDALFVPLGSTIFTAAGTYDALTFTTSGSTVYAGGVIAQAGSEYTIDAFEASVGGGVLIGDADKNSFVETADFVSVANNLGVSGASPLVGDADDNGFVETADFVSVANNLGASAISGVSTTVVPEPTSLLMLGLSIAGIGFVARRK; encoded by the coding sequence ATGTCCTGGAAAAAACTTTTTAGTGTAACTTTGGTAAGTGTGTTCCTCGCGAGCACGGCAGCCGCTGACCCCACCGCAAGCCTGACTGGTGTTGCTAATGGTGGTAATTATGACTGGACGCTTTCGTTCACTCCGGACGATACGCTGTTCAGCACCACGGTAGACGGCACTGGCGGATCGATCGCCACCGCCTTCCAGATCGAAGTTCCGACCGGCGAGTTCGTTTCGGTCGGTACTCCCACCGCTGACTTCACCGGTGGTACCAATCCGATCCTCGACGCCAATCCTGGTATGGATCCCTACGCTGCCGGTACTACCGCAGGCATCGCCAGCTACACCGACGTGGCTTTTGATCTCGGCCTCTACACCACTGGCAACGTCGATGCCCTGTTCGTTCCCTTGGGAAGCACCATCTTCACCGCTGCTGGTACTTACGATGCATTGACCTTCACCACCTCGGGTAGCACGGTCTACGCTGGTGGTGTGATTGCTCAAGCCGGTTCTGAGTACACGATTGATGCTTTCGAAGCTTCTGTTGGTGGTGGGGTTTTGATTGGCGACGCTGATAAGAATAGCTTCGTTGAAACTGCTGACTTTGTGTCGGTTGCTAACAATCTGGGTGTTTCGGGTGCTTCGCCACTGGTTGGTGACGCCGATGACAATGGCTTCGTTGAAACTGCCGACTTCGTGTCGGTTGCTAACAACCTGGGTGCCAGTGCGATTTCGGGTGTTTCAACCACTGTCGTTCCTGAGCCAACCAGCCTGCTGATGCTTGGTCTTTCGATTGCCGGAATTGGTTTCGTTGCCCGTCGCAAGTAG
- a CDS encoding dockerin type I domain-containing protein gives MYSISRVDRQFGILLVLFVGTWLVAANSSADQIDLSLNVYYNDIYDTSSGGTWQLAAKADEFGLAGLVVPLSGIDYSDPANTVLVGPSGRVNGGDQAGFDLNVSYFSTFGHYQLVLSQVPLGAANPEQTVFYGVGSIVDPDGGVPNYTNQATDYPDATSVGPELTTLTDLTNAVWGNGDPMGDTDWDSAAILAEGVFAEGETPAFYSSSSFAATGQVFITVPGDPAVLGDRSGFIEASTVVRSNYVAPPGDFNGDGVVNLGDYTVWRESLGLAVTPVGSGLDVDGSGFVDAGDYDIWKMNFGAGSSPGSLHSNLSGTAVPEPSSAILALILSCAVGRLGYCRS, from the coding sequence GTGTACAGCATCTCGCGCGTAGATCGCCAATTCGGTATTCTGCTAGTTCTCTTCGTCGGAACATGGCTGGTAGCTGCCAATAGCAGCGCCGATCAAATCGATCTCAGCCTGAACGTTTACTACAACGACATCTACGACACCAGTTCTGGCGGCACTTGGCAATTGGCTGCAAAAGCCGATGAATTTGGCCTCGCTGGCTTGGTGGTTCCACTCTCTGGGATCGACTATTCCGACCCTGCTAACACCGTGTTGGTAGGCCCTAGTGGAAGGGTAAACGGTGGCGATCAAGCCGGGTTCGACTTGAATGTGTCGTATTTCTCTACGTTTGGTCATTACCAGTTGGTGCTCTCGCAAGTGCCGCTAGGCGCAGCTAATCCCGAGCAAACCGTGTTCTACGGAGTGGGGTCGATTGTCGATCCCGACGGCGGCGTACCGAACTACACAAACCAAGCGACCGACTATCCCGACGCCACGTCGGTTGGTCCTGAGCTAACCACGCTCACCGACCTTACCAATGCCGTTTGGGGTAATGGAGATCCCATGGGCGATACCGATTGGGACTCGGCCGCCATTCTGGCCGAGGGAGTGTTTGCCGAAGGCGAAACGCCCGCTTTCTACTCCAGTAGCAGTTTTGCCGCGACCGGGCAGGTGTTCATCACGGTTCCCGGCGATCCAGCGGTACTCGGCGACCGTTCCGGTTTCATCGAAGCCAGCACGGTTGTACGAAGCAACTACGTAGCTCCCCCTGGCGACTTCAACGGCGACGGTGTCGTGAATCTGGGGGACTACACCGTGTGGCGCGAAAGCCTCGGCCTCGCCGTCACTCCCGTCGGATCCGGCCTCGACGTCGATGGCAGCGGCTTCGTAGATGCCGGTGACTACGACATTTGGAAAATGAACTTTGGCGCCGGGAGCAGTCCTGGTAGTCTTCATTCAAACCTCTCTGGCACCGCGGTGCCAGAGCCGTCCAGTGCTATTTTAGCCCTGATTTTATCGTGTGCAGTAGGCCGTTTAGGGTATTGCCGCAGCTAG
- a CDS encoding PEP-CTERM sorting domain-containing protein, which translates to MTRTSFFMALACLAISATAANAATVTATIVPGENNSYGLYAQVTDGADTTQGIGAFNFQLTGLDALGIDGGSDVTFTPEVLGGFSPAFATAGFPTISGSSASSDRFGAGGVQSLVSGNATAVAIFDIGETDVFYDLSDVANPGVDVNTAANALLGTFTVAGTTELSQANFSATFGLFPNGYTGGATQEPTVAMAWGGTVDPVAVPSLTDGSTISLQGAFSDYSGLLEDAVTFTNDGGGTLEILSVAIENESVAGMFGASEDGLAVDLSLDLPLAYSLPPATVVTGDLVVSTNGGDFSFPLTATVPEPSTVALAGLALVGLVGFARRK; encoded by the coding sequence ATGACTCGCACATCTTTCTTTATGGCTTTGGCTTGCTTGGCCATCTCGGCTACTGCTGCCAACGCCGCTACCGTGACCGCTACGATCGTTCCCGGCGAAAATAATTCCTATGGTTTGTACGCTCAGGTAACTGATGGTGCAGATACGACTCAAGGTATCGGTGCTTTCAACTTCCAGCTAACCGGTTTAGATGCTCTCGGTATCGACGGTGGTAGCGATGTGACTTTTACCCCGGAAGTGTTAGGTGGTTTTTCTCCCGCCTTCGCTACTGCTGGCTTCCCCACCATTAGTGGTTCCAGTGCTTCCTCCGATCGTTTTGGTGCTGGTGGTGTTCAATCGCTCGTTAGTGGTAACGCTACTGCTGTAGCCATCTTTGACATTGGCGAAACCGATGTCTTTTACGATCTGTCGGACGTTGCCAATCCTGGTGTTGACGTTAACACCGCTGCTAACGCTCTGCTGGGTACCTTCACTGTTGCTGGTACCACTGAGCTGTCTCAGGCTAACTTTAGTGCAACTTTCGGTTTGTTCCCCAATGGTTACACTGGTGGTGCGACCCAAGAGCCTACTGTTGCGATGGCTTGGGGCGGCACTGTCGATCCAGTTGCTGTTCCTAGCCTCACCGATGGAAGCACCATCAGCCTGCAAGGTGCTTTCTCCGACTACAGCGGTCTGCTCGAAGATGCCGTGACCTTCACTAACGACGGTGGCGGTACTCTGGAAATCCTGAGTGTTGCTATCGAGAACGAATCGGTTGCTGGTATGTTTGGTGCTTCGGAAGATGGTCTTGCTGTCGACCTGAGCCTCGACCTGCCTTTGGCCTACAGCCTTCCCCCAGCCACTGTTGTTACGGGTGACTTGGTTGTTTCGACCAACGGTGGTGACTTCAGCTTCCCGCTGACCGCCACTGTTCCTGAGCCCAGCACTGTGGCTCTGGCCGGTTTGGCCCTCGTCGGCTTGGTTGGCTTCGCCCGCCGCAAGTAA
- a CDS encoding DUF6793 family protein, whose translation MPLFEVETDNHIIITWAEDADSATGVVSDAYPSENVIRMTKRPRDTWVISKGALGITEQLDICHTARDCLNKAAGDKVHAIRLYMHETGVDLEQARKVIESNMVLGW comes from the coding sequence ATGCCCTTATTTGAAGTCGAGACAGACAACCATATCATCATCACCTGGGCGGAAGACGCCGACTCGGCCACAGGCGTGGTTAGCGATGCTTACCCGTCGGAGAACGTAATTCGCATGACGAAGCGTCCCCGTGATACCTGGGTGATTTCCAAGGGCGCGCTTGGAATTACCGAGCAACTCGACATTTGCCATACCGCCCGCGATTGCCTGAACAAGGCTGCTGGCGACAAGGTACACGCCATTCGTCTCTACATGCACGAGACTGGCGTCGACCTGGAGCAGGCTCGCAAGGTAATCGAGTCCAACATGGTTCTTGGTTGGTAG
- a CDS encoding protein kinase domain-containing protein has protein sequence MAELRTFVFTDLVGSVDLKSEMPGGSDAERDMAFVTQILTPHRDRIEGFAVDFGGRVVSTAGDGHFLVFADAASAARWAIEIIRSHETHPLCSPSGTQAAVRISMHLGSPQIDPRDPHNFIGKAVDYAARLNDFSASGQILISRAARAILEDAGLNGVNFYDHGKRSLKGIGEVEVHEMLFDGRPHQETRRTPKPERAREWTTNMGTIGYSKVAGLLPDGALPESTTTKRLTRLGNYELGELVGAGGMGDVFKAKHSQFGRLRAVKVIKPHLVAAGQQDIVKRFYQEIKAIGGLEHPNIVVAIDSSMPEDETHFLVMEYVDGTGAGDLVERFGPMSIANACEIARQTALGLEYIATRGMVHRDIKPSNLMVTTVASPHLLSTGETPTHSNEQPLVKILDLGLALLVGDDHERLTRLDHRAMGTAMYMSPEQWRTTSVDIRSDIYSLGCTLYHLLCGKPPFFDSELRPDKAHEKGKVPPIRGGKEIPRPLWNVIRKALAKDPQDRFQSPGELAEELAKYSVDNTLVALVSESRHQPANAPTLQGHASDTLAADGTHSDTLLAGRRLGSSITGSPAVTRRWLWAAIVALVIAVGAGVWLADWVSRISHRFEASKRDAAVFAAATSADNVGREINIRFDKLIDLVDSRNKDLPGDDSGRSFQQYVSYLNQQSQDESLPLDRFQPMWSPLRDWLKTEKSRFDQRHPSESWFVIIRNGTQVARAPHSQSVGNNYAYRDYFHGEAGDKPEGVTDVEPIKAPHRSAVYESTSTQRLKVAFSVPVYDSPNPISTSKVAGVFAMSFDLGDFTALEKDLLKGKQVLLVDLRQDEIEKEPKRGLILHHSAKDLANLNKGGKPARISPELLARVNEALQSGEKDKIIEDYTDPLGGPSHYWCAVTAVNVRRGKEEVIPTDWAVLVQERK, from the coding sequence GTGGCCGAATTACGGACCTTTGTATTCACCGACCTGGTGGGGTCGGTTGACCTGAAAAGCGAAATGCCCGGCGGCAGCGATGCCGAACGGGACATGGCGTTTGTTACGCAAATTCTAACGCCACATCGCGATCGTATCGAAGGTTTTGCCGTGGATTTCGGTGGGCGAGTGGTCTCCACCGCCGGCGATGGGCACTTTCTGGTGTTTGCCGACGCGGCCTCGGCGGCGCGGTGGGCGATTGAGATCATTCGCAGCCACGAAACGCACCCGCTCTGCAGTCCCAGCGGCACTCAGGCGGCGGTGCGCATCAGCATGCACCTCGGTTCACCGCAGATCGACCCGCGAGATCCCCACAATTTCATCGGCAAAGCGGTCGATTACGCAGCGCGGCTCAACGATTTCTCGGCAAGCGGCCAAATCCTGATCTCCCGGGCAGCCAGGGCGATTCTGGAGGACGCAGGGCTCAACGGGGTGAACTTCTACGATCATGGCAAACGGTCGCTCAAAGGCATCGGCGAGGTCGAAGTGCACGAAATGCTCTTCGATGGCCGCCCGCACCAAGAGACCCGCAGGACGCCGAAGCCCGAGAGGGCTCGGGAGTGGACCACCAATATGGGTACCATTGGCTACTCCAAAGTAGCTGGGCTGCTGCCCGACGGTGCGTTGCCTGAAAGTACGACTACCAAACGACTTACGCGTTTAGGCAACTACGAACTCGGCGAACTGGTCGGCGCCGGCGGCATGGGCGACGTGTTCAAAGCCAAGCATTCGCAGTTCGGTCGGTTGCGGGCGGTAAAGGTGATTAAGCCCCATTTGGTGGCCGCTGGGCAGCAAGATATTGTCAAGCGTTTTTACCAGGAAATTAAAGCGATCGGCGGGCTCGAGCATCCCAACATCGTTGTTGCCATCGATTCGTCGATGCCAGAAGACGAAACCCACTTCCTTGTGATGGAGTATGTCGACGGTACCGGAGCCGGCGACCTGGTTGAGAGATTCGGCCCCATGTCGATTGCGAACGCCTGCGAAATCGCCCGCCAGACCGCCTTGGGCCTCGAGTACATTGCCACCCGCGGCATGGTGCATCGCGATATCAAGCCGTCGAACCTCATGGTCACCACCGTGGCGAGTCCTCACCTGCTGAGCACGGGAGAGACGCCGACTCACTCCAACGAGCAGCCACTGGTGAAAATACTCGACCTTGGTCTCGCGCTATTGGTCGGCGACGATCACGAGCGGCTCACGCGCCTCGATCATCGGGCGATGGGCACCGCCATGTACATGAGCCCCGAGCAATGGCGCACCACCAGTGTCGACATCCGCTCCGACATCTACAGCCTGGGCTGCACGCTCTATCATCTGTTGTGTGGCAAACCTCCGTTTTTCGATTCGGAACTGCGTCCCGACAAGGCGCACGAAAAGGGCAAGGTGCCACCGATTCGCGGCGGTAAGGAGATTCCTCGGCCGCTGTGGAATGTGATTCGCAAAGCACTGGCCAAGGATCCGCAGGACCGCTTTCAGTCGCCTGGCGAGTTGGCCGAGGAACTGGCAAAGTACTCGGTCGACAACACGCTGGTCGCCTTGGTCAGCGAGTCGCGTCACCAGCCGGCCAACGCCCCCACGTTGCAAGGCCACGCCAGCGACACGCTGGCGGCCGACGGTACTCACTCCGATACCTTGCTGGCTGGGCGGCGGCTGGGGTCGTCGATCACTGGCTCGCCGGCCGTGACTCGGCGGTGGTTGTGGGCAGCGATCGTCGCGTTGGTGATTGCCGTGGGAGCCGGTGTTTGGCTGGCAGATTGGGTCTCGCGCATTTCGCATCGTTTCGAAGCCTCGAAGCGCGACGCAGCGGTGTTTGCTGCGGCCACCTCGGCCGATAACGTTGGTCGCGAGATCAACATCCGCTTCGACAAGTTGATCGATCTAGTCGACTCCCGCAACAAAGACCTACCAGGCGACGACTCCGGGCGGTCGTTCCAGCAATACGTAAGCTATCTCAACCAGCAGTCGCAAGATGAGTCGCTACCGCTCGATCGCTTTCAGCCGATGTGGTCTCCCCTGCGCGACTGGCTAAAGACCGAAAAGAGTCGCTTCGACCAACGGCATCCTTCCGAAAGCTGGTTCGTCATCATTCGAAACGGCACCCAAGTGGCTCGGGCGCCACACTCACAAAGCGTCGGCAATAACTATGCCTATCGCGATTACTTCCACGGCGAAGCCGGCGACAAGCCCGAGGGCGTGACGGATGTCGAACCGATCAAGGCTCCCCATCGCTCGGCAGTTTACGAAAGCACCTCAACCCAGCGGTTGAAGGTGGCGTTTAGCGTGCCGGTGTACGACAGCCCCAATCCCATCAGTACCAGTAAGGTGGCCGGGGTGTTTGCCATGAGCTTCGACCTGGGCGACTTCACCGCGCTCGAAAAAGACTTGCTCAAGGGTAAGCAAGTGCTGCTGGTTGATCTACGGCAGGACGAAATCGAGAAGGAACCCAAGCGGGGCCTCATCCTGCATCACAGCGCGAAGGACCTGGCCAACCTCAATAAAGGTGGCAAGCCCGCCCGCATCTCGCCCGAGCTACTGGCTCGCGTAAACGAGGCTCTACAGAGCGGCGAGAAGGACAAGATCATCGAAGACTACACCGACCCGCTCGGCGGCCCCAGCCATTACTGGTGTGCGGTAACAGCCGTGAATGTTCGCCGAGGCAAGGAAGAAGTGATTCCCACCGACTGGGCGGTGCTGGTTCAGGAACGCAAATAG
- a CDS encoding superoxide dismutase — translation MAYTLPELPYAFDALEPHIDAKTMEIHHGKHHNAYVSKVNAALESADVADMPIEELCGKLDTLPADIQGAVRNNGGGHANHSLFWTIMSPNGGGTPTGDLAAAIDSELGGFEKFKEAFANAAATRFGSGWAWLSVDGGKLKVESTPNQDNPWMEGRTPILGLDVWEHAYYLNYQNRRPDYIDAFWNVVDWEAVGKLYAAAK, via the coding sequence ATGGCATACACCCTACCCGAACTGCCGTACGCGTTCGATGCCCTGGAACCGCATATCGATGCCAAGACGATGGAAATCCATCATGGCAAGCATCACAATGCCTACGTATCGAAGGTAAACGCCGCATTGGAATCGGCTGACGTTGCCGACATGCCGATCGAAGAGCTTTGCGGCAAGCTCGACACCCTACCCGCCGACATCCAAGGCGCGGTACGAAACAACGGCGGCGGCCACGCCAATCACTCGTTGTTCTGGACCATCATGAGCCCCAACGGCGGTGGCACCCCCACCGGCGACCTGGCGGCCGCGATCGACTCGGAACTCGGTGGTTTCGAGAAGTTCAAGGAAGCATTCGCCAACGCGGCTGCGACTCGCTTCGGTAGCGGTTGGGCCTGGCTGAGTGTGGATGGCGGCAAGCTGAAGGTCGAAAGCACCCCCAACCAGGACAATCCCTGGATGGAAGGTCGTACCCCGATCTTGGGCCTCGACGTTTGGGAACACGCCTACTATCTGAACTACCAAAATCGCCGCCCCGACTATATCGACGCCTTCTGGAATGTCGTCGACTGGGAAGCCGTTGGTAAGCTGTACGCGGCTGCCAAGTAG
- a CDS encoding diguanylate cyclase, which translates to MPVNHRVSEVLQRLGQAAQEDGLMSSGEASSERRFQRQLVKSRLGSAAGLFTALRCKHASTASHSLRVALVCSGWAASTDMTSEQRETLEVAALLHDIGKIGVPDSIIMKPGRLEPEEAAAMAGCRQLAVEMLTTTGAPQFVLDTILTAAAWFDGSNKELPLAGDQIPQAARMLAIVDAFDSMTTDHVYRRARSRERAVAELFDFAGRQFDHKLVKSFAELISRDQRVLSDQVASQWLAELSHLSTSWETYPTTATTRPGDRRQRGTNTLFEQKLVENMHDGVVFVNNQQQIFMWNTGAERLTGIAGAAVCGRNFQPSLLQMSDQKGSLIDDDDCPVSKSIASGIQVLERVGVLGRSGRHVTIDLHVIPVYDDNRKACGATILLHDASSETTLEERCQALHAQMIRDPLTQVANRAEFDRMLSLFVEAHQDTELTCSLIMADIDHFKYINDTFGHQAGDEAIVNFASLLKSMCRSGDLVARYGGEEFTVLCADCDNATAASRAEAMRKKLSETTHEKLANHTVTASFGVTELQPGDTPESMLRRSDRALLQAKDQGRNQVVQLGAGMPEEPPKNRWFTFKPWKGNALIDTALVTNVPVDIAIEKLRGFISDRKARIVLVTEDQVKLEVTETAQGKLGPQRVPYVVEVQFSQQRQAKTNSSNLAGGEYAATLANVKIRPKRERDRRRSLVAERARLLLGSLRSYLMAKEQNTELEPQEL; encoded by the coding sequence GTGCCCGTGAATCACCGGGTTTCGGAAGTACTTCAGCGATTGGGGCAAGCTGCGCAAGAAGATGGGCTGATGTCGAGCGGCGAAGCTAGCAGCGAACGCCGTTTTCAACGACAACTCGTGAAATCGCGACTCGGCTCCGCGGCCGGATTATTTACCGCCCTGCGATGCAAGCATGCCTCGACCGCGAGCCACAGCTTGCGGGTCGCCCTGGTCTGCAGCGGCTGGGCCGCCTCGACCGACATGACCAGCGAGCAGCGCGAAACGCTCGAAGTAGCCGCCTTGCTACACGACATCGGAAAGATCGGCGTCCCCGACTCGATCATCATGAAACCGGGTCGACTCGAACCGGAGGAAGCCGCAGCGATGGCGGGCTGCCGCCAACTGGCGGTGGAAATGCTGACCACCACCGGTGCTCCGCAGTTCGTACTCGACACCATCCTGACCGCGGCGGCCTGGTTCGATGGCTCGAACAAGGAGCTTCCGCTAGCAGGCGACCAGATTCCTCAGGCCGCCCGTATGCTGGCGATTGTCGACGCGTTTGACTCGATGACCACCGACCACGTGTATCGCCGCGCTCGTTCGCGCGAGCGAGCCGTTGCCGAGCTGTTCGACTTTGCTGGTCGGCAATTCGATCACAAGCTGGTCAAATCGTTTGCCGAGCTGATCTCGCGCGATCAACGCGTACTGAGCGATCAGGTGGCCAGTCAATGGCTAGCGGAACTGTCGCACCTGTCGACCTCGTGGGAAACGTATCCCACCACAGCGACCACTCGCCCTGGCGACCGCCGGCAGCGAGGCACGAACACGCTGTTCGAACAGAAGCTGGTCGAGAATATGCACGACGGTGTGGTGTTCGTGAACAATCAGCAACAGATCTTCATGTGGAACACCGGTGCCGAACGGCTCACTGGCATTGCCGGTGCCGCGGTTTGCGGACGGAACTTCCAGCCTAGCTTGCTACAGATGTCGGATCAAAAAGGGAGCCTGATCGACGACGACGATTGCCCCGTTTCCAAGAGTATTGCCAGCGGCATACAAGTGCTCGAACGCGTGGGAGTACTGGGACGTAGCGGTCGCCATGTGACGATCGACTTGCACGTGATTCCCGTGTACGACGACAACCGCAAAGCTTGCGGAGCGACCATTCTGCTGCACGACGCCTCGAGCGAGACCACGCTCGAAGAACGTTGCCAGGCATTGCACGCCCAAATGATTCGCGATCCGCTCACCCAAGTGGCGAACCGCGCCGAGTTCGATCGCATGCTATCGCTGTTCGTCGAAGCTCATCAGGATACCGAGCTGACCTGCAGCCTGATCATGGCCGACATCGATCACTTCAAATACATCAACGACACATTCGGCCATCAAGCCGGTGACGAAGCGATTGTGAATTTCGCCTCGCTGCTGAAGTCGATGTGCCGCTCGGGCGACCTGGTTGCCCGCTACGGCGGCGAAGAGTTCACCGTGCTGTGCGCCGACTGCGACAACGCCACTGCGGCCTCCCGCGCCGAAGCGATGCGGAAGAAGCTCAGCGAAACGACGCACGAGAAGCTGGCAAACCACACAGTCACTGCTAGCTTCGGAGTTACTGAACTGCAACCTGGCGATACCCCCGAGTCGATGCTGCGACGCTCCGACCGAGCGTTGCTGCAGGCCAAGGACCAAGGTCGCAATCAGGTGGTGCAACTCGGCGCCGGCATGCCCGAGGAACCACCCAAGAATCGCTGGTTCACCTTCAAGCCTTGGAAAGGCAACGCCCTGATCGATACGGCCCTGGTTACCAACGTGCCGGTGGATATCGCGATCGAGAAGCTGCGTGGATTCATCTCCGACCGCAAAGCACGCATTGTGCTGGTGACCGAAGACCAGGTGAAACTCGAAGTCACCGAAACCGCTCAAGGCAAACTCGGCCCACAACGCGTGCCCTATGTGGTCGAAGTGCAGTTCAGTCAACAACGCCAGGCGAAAACGAATTCGTCCAACCTGGCCGGCGGAGAATACGCCGCGACGTTGGCCAACGTGAAAATCCGTCCCAAACGCGAACGCGACCGCCGCCGCAGCTTAGTGGCCGAACGCGCCCGGCTGCTGCTCGGCAGCTTGCGGTCTTACCTGATGGCCAAGGAACAAAACACCGAGCTCGAGCCCCAAGAGCTGTAA